From the Alloalcanivorax dieselolei B5 genome, one window contains:
- a CDS encoding cysteine hydrolase family protein: MRQALLIVDVQPSFSPPAWLSRTIGLLLGHMPTVATVECHDEAITPFQAQLGWRPPEHERSLIAADRQFVKYGYRPTDEVLDHLRQLSPERVLVCGIQTETCVLAAGFALFDLGLRPTLVTDLTVGSSLDPSGALGIRLWRHHFGHTTTLAEVLATST, encoded by the coding sequence ATGCGGCAGGCTCTGTTGATCGTCGATGTGCAACCCTCCTTTTCACCGCCGGCCTGGCTATCCCGGACCATTGGCCTATTACTTGGCCACATGCCGACGGTAGCGACCGTGGAGTGTCATGACGAAGCCATTACGCCCTTTCAGGCGCAATTGGGTTGGCGACCGCCGGAACATGAGCGGAGTCTGATCGCGGCCGACCGACAGTTTGTTAAGTACGGCTACCGTCCCACCGACGAGGTACTGGATCATCTCCGCCAACTGTCTCCGGAAAGGGTTCTGGTGTGCGGCATCCAGACCGAGACCTGCGTACTCGCCGCCGGCTTCGCGCTGTTTGATCTGGGACTGCGCCCGACCCTGGTCACGGATTTGACCGTGGGCTCATCACTGGATCCCTCCGGCGCGCTCGGCATTCGGCTTTGGCGGCATCACTTCGGGCACACCACCACATTGGCGGAGGTACTCGCGACAAGCACCTGA
- a CDS encoding PDR/VanB family oxidoreductase, with translation MSVRLDTIRYGAEEIIFYEFEAITPAAFPPVSAGAHVDIGLPGGGLRQYSLITPLCSQRRYVIAVKREEHGRGGSRWLHDSARVGQMFDLSPPRNQFEVAPGTSPVLLLAGGIGITPIYSMYEHVRASGRPVHLHYWCRSEKHGLFLEALSDRSDVTVHYAASAEESAGQFAAVVREVSRQTEIYCCGPQGMLDHLERLGEELNAARRIHMERFQAAPAAAPSNDAFEVTLARSGAQVQVAPGQTILDALRDAGADVMYSCEQGLCGACEVKVLEGRPDHRDTVCSAEEHDRRGTMIICCSSSQSANLVLDI, from the coding sequence TTGTCGGTTCGTTTGGATACCATTCGCTACGGTGCTGAAGAGATCATCTTCTATGAATTCGAGGCGATTACACCAGCGGCTTTTCCGCCGGTGTCCGCCGGTGCGCATGTGGATATTGGCTTGCCGGGTGGGGGGCTACGGCAATACTCACTGATAACACCGCTGTGTTCGCAGCGGCGCTACGTTATCGCGGTAAAGCGGGAAGAGCACGGCCGGGGCGGCTCTCGCTGGTTGCACGACAGCGCCCGGGTAGGGCAGATGTTTGATCTGAGCCCGCCTCGCAACCAGTTCGAAGTGGCACCGGGCACCTCGCCGGTGTTGCTGTTGGCGGGGGGGATCGGCATTACCCCTATCTATTCCATGTACGAGCATGTCCGTGCCAGCGGTCGGCCCGTGCATCTGCACTACTGGTGCCGTTCTGAAAAACACGGACTGTTCCTGGAGGCGTTGAGCGATCGCAGCGACGTCACGGTGCATTATGCCGCCTCTGCAGAGGAAAGCGCCGGGCAATTCGCCGCTGTAGTCAGGGAAGTATCCAGGCAAACCGAGATCTATTGTTGTGGCCCCCAGGGTATGCTCGATCATCTGGAGCGACTGGGAGAGGAGCTGAACGCGGCGCGCCGCATCCATATGGAGCGCTTCCAGGCCGCCCCCGCGGCGGCCCCGTCGAATGATGCGTTCGAGGTGACCTTGGCGCGCTCCGGTGCGCAGGTGCAAGTGGCTCCGGGGCAAACCATTCTGGACGCCCTGCGCGATGCCGGCGCCGACGTTATGTACTCCTGTGAACAAGGGCTTTGCGGGGCTTGCGAAGTGAAAGTGCTGGAAGGGCGCCCGGATCATCGGGACACGGTATGTTCGGCGGAAGAGCATGATCGCCGCGGCACCATGATCATCTGCTGCTCTTCAAGCCAGTCGGCCAATTTGGTGCTGGATATCTGA
- a CDS encoding aromatic ring-hydroxylating oxygenase subunit alpha: protein MNCREQLNQQDFTLEPALLNDWHVVAASDEVTEGKLIPSTLFERDLVIWRDSGGQAHVWEDLCIHRGARLSKGFIASDRVVCPYHGWNYDGTAQCRLIPASPGETPMKKAKAISHHVQEAYGFIWTSLGEPEHDIPDFPEWNDDSYKKVVCGPYRFKSGYRAVENFIDPTHFPFVHAGVNGLMDDPDPIGAYDVWEENGALASSEVQVTQPYGDPRNVPVTAFYAYKCLRPLVAYFKKRVLITDPDRAHEGNPNDRFCTYLTAQQVSETESIVRICCAMNFNPMPTDDEVRQRQDLVYAQDSDIVDTQRPERIPTDLRQELHHRTDLLGMKYRSWLQKMGVQYGTV, encoded by the coding sequence ATGAACTGCAGAGAACAGCTCAACCAGCAGGACTTTACCCTGGAGCCCGCGTTGTTGAATGATTGGCACGTGGTGGCCGCTTCCGACGAAGTAACGGAAGGCAAACTGATACCCTCCACCCTGTTCGAGCGGGATCTGGTGATCTGGCGTGATTCCGGTGGTCAGGCCCATGTCTGGGAAGATCTGTGCATCCACCGGGGGGCGCGACTTTCCAAAGGGTTTATCGCCAGTGACCGGGTCGTGTGTCCCTATCATGGCTGGAACTACGATGGCACGGCACAGTGCCGGTTGATCCCTGCTTCCCCGGGGGAAACACCGATGAAAAAGGCCAAGGCCATCAGTCATCACGTCCAGGAAGCCTACGGCTTCATTTGGACCAGCCTGGGGGAGCCGGAGCACGATATTCCGGATTTCCCCGAGTGGAATGATGACAGCTACAAGAAGGTGGTGTGTGGACCCTATCGCTTCAAATCCGGCTACAGGGCGGTGGAAAACTTTATTGACCCCACCCATTTTCCCTTCGTGCACGCGGGCGTGAATGGTCTGATGGATGATCCGGATCCGATCGGGGCTTACGACGTCTGGGAGGAAAACGGTGCTCTGGCCTCTTCCGAAGTGCAAGTGACCCAGCCTTATGGGGATCCGCGTAATGTGCCGGTAACCGCTTTCTACGCCTACAAATGTTTGCGTCCATTGGTGGCTTATTTTAAAAAGCGCGTCCTGATCACGGATCCGGACCGTGCCCATGAAGGGAACCCCAATGATCGCTTCTGCACTTATCTGACCGCTCAACAGGTGAGCGAGACAGAAAGCATCGTCCGGATTTGCTGCGCCATGAACTTCAACCCCATGCCGACGGATGATGAAGTGCGTCAACGCCAGGATCTGGTTTACGCGCAGGACAGCGACATTGTCGACACGCAGCGTCCGGAGCGCATCCCCACCGATCTGCGTCAGGAACTCCACCACCGTACCGACCTGCTCGGCATGAAGTATCGTTCCTGGCTGCAGAAGATGGGAGTCCAGTATGGCACGGTCTGA
- a CDS encoding MarR family winged helix-turn-helix transcriptional regulator has product MATAIERSALLGRPGFLIRRLHQIHCGLFLDETREHNITPVQYSLMTTLSTHGEMDQNSLAHEIGLERTSVAEVIPRLEARGLLKRRQSDEDRRFKLVKLSRKGVYLLKKMEAAVQRAHDRTIEAIPKDQRDVFMLQLIRLVEANNENGSAPFRLNKDGDG; this is encoded by the coding sequence GTGGCCACCGCGATCGAACGTTCCGCCCTGCTTGGCCGTCCGGGTTTCCTGATTCGCCGTTTGCACCAGATCCACTGCGGGCTGTTCCTGGACGAAACCCGGGAGCACAACATCACCCCGGTTCAATACAGCCTGATGACCACGTTAAGCACTCATGGAGAGATGGATCAGAATAGCTTGGCCCACGAAATCGGCCTGGAGCGCACCAGTGTGGCGGAGGTGATTCCCCGTTTGGAAGCCCGAGGCTTGCTTAAACGCCGACAGAGCGACGAAGACCGCCGCTTCAAGCTGGTAAAGCTAAGCCGTAAAGGGGTTTATTTGCTGAAGAAGATGGAGGCCGCCGTACAACGGGCCCACGATCGTACTATCGAGGCGATCCCGAAAGATCAGCGTGATGTCTTCATGTTGCAGTTGATCAGACTGGTGGAAGCCAACAACGAAAATGGCAGCGCGCCCTTCCGATTGAACAAGGACGGCGACGGATAA
- the glmS gene encoding glutamine--fructose-6-phosphate transaminase (isomerizing) produces the protein MCGIVGAVAQRNVSNILITGLKRLEYRGYDSAGVALINDQGLQRVRRQGKVAGLEQAVRETGATGFTGIAHTRWATHGRPSEKNAHPHLSGEELALVHNGIIENFQELREELESEGYQFASETDTEVVVHLVHRAMAETGDLFRALQSVVKRLRGAYALGVIHAREPHRLVAVRSGSPLVVGLGIDENYVASDQLALLPVTNRFVFLGEGDMVDVTLEGVRIFDADGNEVNREVHELDGAHEDAEKGEYRHYMQKEIFEQPAAIQRTLEDRIDSPQSVSDAFGERATAIFDQVRTVQIVACGTSYHAGMVARYWLEALAGIPCQVEVASEFRYRQHVVPEGTLFVTISQSGETADTLAALRDTDSSNYVGRLAICNVDGSSLVRESELVFLTKAGPEIGVASTKAFTTQLTALLMLVMALGRRKGMADEKIESILNELRQLPNLIEQATSLDKPIEQLSRAFVEKHHTLFLGRGVQFPVAMEGALKLKEISYIHAEAYPAGELKHGPLALVDKDMPVVAVAPNDELLEKLKSNLQEVRARGGELYLFADKNAHVKDGEGIHVLNLPAVPEIIAPIVYTVPLQLLSYHVAVLRGTDVDQPRNLAKSVTVE, from the coding sequence ATGTGCGGAATCGTCGGGGCTGTGGCTCAGCGCAACGTCAGCAATATTTTGATCACCGGCCTGAAACGCCTGGAATACCGGGGTTACGACAGTGCCGGTGTGGCCTTGATCAATGATCAGGGCCTGCAGCGCGTGCGCCGCCAGGGAAAAGTGGCCGGCTTGGAACAGGCGGTCCGTGAAACCGGTGCCACCGGCTTCACCGGTATCGCACACACCCGTTGGGCTACTCATGGTCGCCCATCGGAAAAAAATGCCCACCCGCACCTGTCCGGTGAGGAACTGGCTCTGGTACATAACGGCATCATCGAGAACTTCCAGGAATTGCGCGAGGAACTGGAAAGCGAAGGCTATCAGTTTGCTTCCGAGACCGACACCGAGGTGGTGGTGCATCTGGTCCATCGCGCCATGGCGGAAACCGGTGATCTGTTCCGCGCCTTGCAGAGCGTGGTCAAACGGCTGCGCGGCGCCTATGCCCTGGGCGTGATCCATGCGCGGGAGCCCCATCGTCTGGTGGCGGTCCGCTCCGGCTCTCCGTTAGTGGTGGGTTTGGGTATCGATGAAAACTACGTGGCATCCGATCAACTGGCGCTGTTGCCGGTGACCAACCGCTTCGTATTCCTGGGTGAAGGGGACATGGTGGACGTGACGCTCGAAGGTGTGCGTATCTTCGACGCGGACGGCAATGAAGTGAACCGCGAAGTGCATGAGCTGGACGGCGCCCATGAGGATGCGGAAAAAGGCGAGTACCGCCATTACATGCAGAAGGAAATCTTCGAGCAGCCGGCCGCCATCCAGCGCACCCTGGAAGACCGCATCGACTCGCCGCAAAGCGTGAGCGACGCTTTTGGAGAGCGGGCGACGGCGATTTTCGATCAGGTGCGTACCGTGCAGATCGTTGCCTGCGGTACCAGCTACCATGCCGGCATGGTAGCTCGTTACTGGCTGGAAGCGCTCGCCGGCATCCCCTGCCAGGTGGAAGTGGCCAGTGAATTCCGTTATCGCCAGCACGTGGTGCCGGAAGGCACGCTGTTCGTCACCATCTCCCAGAGTGGGGAAACCGCCGATACCCTGGCGGCTTTGCGTGATACCGACTCCAGCAACTATGTGGGTCGTCTGGCGATCTGTAACGTGGACGGCTCTTCTCTGGTGCGCGAATCCGAATTGGTGTTCCTGACCAAGGCCGGTCCGGAAATCGGTGTGGCTTCCACCAAGGCGTTCACCACCCAGCTGACCGCCTTGTTGATGCTGGTAATGGCACTGGGCCGGCGTAAAGGCATGGCGGACGAGAAGATCGAGAGTATTCTCAACGAACTGCGCCAATTGCCGAACCTGATCGAACAAGCCACCTCTCTGGACAAGCCGATCGAGCAGCTCTCCCGGGCCTTCGTGGAAAAACATCACACCCTGTTTCTGGGACGCGGTGTCCAGTTCCCCGTGGCCATGGAAGGGGCACTCAAACTAAAGGAGATTTCCTACATCCATGCCGAAGCCTACCCGGCCGGTGAGCTGAAGCATGGTCCTCTGGCGTTGGTGGACAAAGACATGCCGGTGGTGGCGGTGGCGCCCAACGACGAACTGTTGGAGAAACTGAAATCCAACTTGCAGGAAGTGCGCGCCCGCGGCGGTGAGCTGTACCTGTTCGCCGACAAGAACGCCCATGTGAAGGACGGTGAGGGGATTCATGTGCTGAATCTACCGGCGGTGCCGGAAATCATTGCTCCCATCGTCTATACCGTGCCGTTACAACTGCTCAGCTATCATGTGGCGGTACTGCGTGGTACCGATGTGGACCAGCCTCGCAATCTGGCGAAATCGGTGACGGTGGAGTAA
- the glmU gene encoding bifunctional UDP-N-acetylglucosamine diphosphorylase/glucosamine-1-phosphate N-acetyltransferase GlmU: MNLAVVILAAGKGTRMKSALPKVLHGIAGRPMVQHVIDAAAALDPLNTVVVYGHGGEKVREAVRGSNLRWAEQAEQLGTGHAVAQALPYLEEDVVLVLYGDVPLIRPETLREFVARVNEQTLALMTLTMDDPSGYGRVVRGEDGKVQRIVEQKDASEDEKRIPEINTGILACTRGFLAESLPALSNNNAQGEYYLTDLIAMAVEKGMTVEAAHPAFPWEVDGVNDRVQLARLERLYQRNQAEALMRAGVTLMDPARLDVRGDVQVAGDVMMDVNVVLEGKVTIESGVRIGPNCLIRDAYLGAHTVVDANSVIDGARVGEHCQVGPFARLRPGTELAAKAKVGNFVETKKATIGEGSKVNHLTYIGDSRIGKGVNVGAGTITCNYDGVNKYQTIMKDGAFIGSNSSLVAPVTIGENATIGAGSTITRDVEDNALAVARGKQRNIMDWQRPVKKQDQ, from the coding sequence ATGAACCTAGCGGTAGTGATCCTTGCCGCGGGTAAAGGAACCCGCATGAAGTCCGCCCTCCCCAAAGTGCTTCACGGCATTGCCGGGCGGCCGATGGTGCAGCATGTTATCGACGCGGCGGCGGCGCTTGACCCGCTGAATACCGTGGTGGTGTATGGCCACGGTGGCGAGAAGGTGCGCGAAGCGGTGCGGGGGAGCAACCTGCGCTGGGCGGAACAGGCCGAACAGCTCGGCACCGGCCACGCGGTGGCCCAGGCACTGCCTTATCTGGAAGAGGATGTGGTGCTGGTCCTTTACGGCGACGTTCCGCTGATCCGGCCGGAAACCCTGCGGGAGTTCGTGGCCCGGGTGAATGAGCAGACCCTGGCACTGATGACTCTGACCATGGATGACCCTTCCGGCTACGGGCGTGTTGTTCGTGGTGAGGACGGTAAGGTGCAGCGCATTGTTGAGCAAAAAGACGCCAGCGAAGACGAAAAACGCATCCCGGAGATCAACACCGGTATCCTCGCCTGTACCCGTGGGTTTCTGGCGGAAAGTCTGCCGGCGCTGTCCAACAACAACGCCCAGGGCGAGTATTACCTGACCGACCTGATCGCCATGGCGGTGGAAAAGGGAATGACGGTGGAAGCCGCCCATCCCGCTTTTCCGTGGGAAGTGGACGGCGTCAATGATCGCGTGCAACTGGCACGGCTGGAACGGCTCTATCAACGGAATCAGGCCGAAGCGTTGATGCGCGCCGGCGTCACGCTGATGGATCCGGCCCGTCTTGATGTGCGTGGCGATGTGCAGGTCGCCGGTGACGTAATGATGGACGTCAACGTGGTCCTGGAGGGCAAGGTTACCATCGAGTCCGGCGTGCGTATCGGCCCCAATTGCTTGATTCGGGATGCCTATCTCGGCGCTCACACCGTGGTTGACGCCAACTCTGTCATCGACGGTGCCCGTGTGGGCGAGCATTGCCAGGTGGGGCCGTTTGCCCGTCTGCGTCCAGGCACGGAGCTGGCGGCCAAAGCGAAGGTCGGCAATTTCGTGGAGACCAAGAAAGCGACCATCGGCGAGGGGTCGAAGGTAAATCACCTGACCTACATCGGCGACAGCCGGATCGGCAAGGGTGTGAATGTCGGCGCGGGTACCATCACCTGTAATTATGATGGCGTTAACAAATACCAAACGATCATGAAGGATGGCGCTTTCATCGGTTCCAATTCTTCACTGGTCGCACCGGTCACCATTGGTGAGAATGCCACCATCGGCGCGGGCAGCACCATTACCCGGGATGTGGAAGACAACGCTCTGGCAGTGGCGCGTGGTAAACAGCGCAACATTATGGATTGGCAGCGTCCTGTAAAAAAACAGGATCAGTGA
- a CDS encoding F0F1 ATP synthase subunit epsilon — MAMTVHCDIVSAEKQLFSGLVEMVVAAGVEGDLGVLPGHAPLLTRLKPGPVRVKLQNGEEEVFYVSGGFLEVQPKLVTVLADTAERAQDMDGAQAEQARQRAKEALEGKSSDMDYTRAAAVLAEASARLRTIEQIKKMAKR; from the coding sequence ATGGCGATGACCGTGCATTGCGATATTGTGAGTGCCGAAAAGCAACTCTTCTCCGGTCTGGTGGAGATGGTGGTAGCGGCTGGTGTCGAAGGTGATCTGGGTGTTCTGCCCGGCCACGCACCGTTGCTGACCCGCCTCAAGCCAGGTCCGGTACGAGTGAAGCTGCAGAACGGTGAAGAAGAAGTGTTTTACGTATCCGGTGGCTTCCTGGAAGTCCAGCCGAAACTGGTGACGGTGCTGGCCGACACCGCCGAGCGCGCCCAGGATATGGACGGTGCCCAGGCGGAACAAGCCAGACAACGAGCCAAGGAAGCGCTGGAAGGCAAGAGCTCGGATATGGATTACACGCGTGCCGCCGCTGTTCTGGCGGAGGCCTCCGCCCGCCTGCGGACCATTGAGCAGATCAAGAAAATGGCGAAGCGCTAA
- the atpD gene encoding F0F1 ATP synthase subunit beta, with amino-acid sequence MSSGRIVQIIGAVIDVEFPRDNVPKVYDALTVDGTETTLEVQQQLGDGVVRSIAMGSTEGLKRGLPVTDTGEAIQVPVGTKTLGRIMDVLGRPIDEAGPIGEEERMPIHRKAPTYADQAATNELLETGIKVIDLVCPFAKGGKVGLFGGAGVGKTVNMMELIRNIAIEHSGFSVFAGVGERTREGNDFYHEMKDSNVLDKVSLVYGQMNEPPGNRLRVALTGLTMAEKFRDEGRDVLFFVDNIYRYTLAGTEVSALLGRMPSAVGYQPTLAEEMGVLQERITSTKTGSITSVQAVYVPADDLTDPSPATTFAHLDATVVLSRDIASKGIYPAIDPLDSTSRQLDPLVIGHEHYEAARGVQTVLQRYKELKDIIAILGMDELSEEDKLTVARARKIERFLSQPFFVAEVFTGSPGKYVSLKDTIRSFTGILKGDYDHIPEQDFYMKGSIDEVVEAYNKRGGK; translated from the coding sequence ATGAGTAGCGGTCGTATTGTTCAGATCATCGGTGCTGTGATCGACGTCGAATTTCCGCGCGATAATGTACCCAAGGTGTATGACGCGCTTACCGTGGACGGCACCGAAACCACGCTGGAAGTTCAACAGCAGTTGGGCGACGGTGTGGTGCGCTCCATCGCCATGGGCTCCACCGAAGGTCTGAAGCGGGGTCTGCCCGTGACCGATACCGGAGAAGCGATTCAGGTTCCGGTCGGCACCAAGACCCTGGGCCGGATCATGGACGTGCTGGGACGCCCCATCGACGAGGCCGGCCCGATCGGTGAAGAGGAGCGTATGCCCATTCACCGTAAAGCACCTACTTATGCGGATCAGGCAGCCACCAACGAACTGCTGGAAACCGGTATCAAGGTTATCGACCTGGTTTGCCCCTTCGCCAAAGGCGGTAAGGTCGGCCTGTTCGGTGGCGCCGGCGTGGGCAAGACCGTGAACATGATGGAGTTGATCCGGAACATCGCGATCGAGCACTCCGGTTTTTCCGTGTTCGCCGGTGTGGGGGAGCGTACCCGTGAAGGTAACGACTTCTACCACGAAATGAAGGACTCCAACGTTCTCGACAAAGTATCCCTGGTTTACGGTCAGATGAACGAGCCGCCGGGTAACCGTCTGCGTGTGGCGCTGACCGGTCTGACCATGGCCGAGAAGTTCCGGGACGAAGGCCGTGACGTGTTGTTCTTCGTCGACAACATCTACCGTTACACCCTGGCCGGTACCGAGGTGTCCGCACTGCTGGGCCGGATGCCCTCCGCGGTGGGCTACCAGCCGACGCTGGCGGAAGAGATGGGCGTTCTGCAGGAACGGATCACTTCCACCAAGACCGGCTCCATTACCTCCGTGCAGGCGGTATACGTACCCGCGGATGACTTGACCGACCCGTCTCCGGCCACCACCTTCGCCCACTTGGACGCCACCGTGGTACTTAGCCGTGACATCGCTTCCAAGGGTATTTACCCGGCGATCGACCCGCTGGATTCCACCTCCCGTCAGTTGGATCCGCTGGTGATTGGTCACGAGCACTACGAAGCCGCCCGTGGCGTGCAGACTGTTCTGCAGCGCTACAAGGAGCTCAAGGACATCATTGCCATTCTCGGGATGGACGAACTGTCCGAGGAAGACAAGCTCACCGTGGCCCGGGCCCGTAAGATCGAGCGCTTTCTGTCTCAGCCGTTCTTCGTAGCGGAAGTATTTACCGGTTCTCCGGGTAAATATGTGTCCCTGAAGGATACTATTCGCTCCTTTACCGGTATCCTGAAAGGCGACTATGACCATATCCCCGAGCAGGACTTCTACATGAAGGGGTCCATCGATGAAGTTGTAGAGGCTTACAACAAACGCGGTGGCAAGTAA
- the atpG gene encoding F0F1 ATP synthase subunit gamma, producing MASGKEIKGKISSVQSTKKITRAMEMVAASKMRKAQDRMAASKPYATRIRQVVAHLANADLEYRHSYLQEREVKSVGYIVVTSDRGLCGGLNVNLLKNVVQGAREWQEQGAKVSYCLVGSKGISFFKSMGGDVQATVNGLGDTPHLDDLVGSIKVMLEAYESGEIDRLYIVYNEFVNTMTQQAKQIQLLPLEQGEDEELKRHWDYIYEPAPKELLDELLVRFIESQVYQGVVENNACEQAARMVAMKAASDNAGDIIRDLQLVYNKARQAAITQEISEIVGGAAAV from the coding sequence ATGGCTAGCGGTAAAGAGATCAAAGGCAAGATCTCTAGCGTCCAGAGCACGAAGAAGATCACCCGTGCGATGGAGATGGTGGCGGCCAGCAAAATGCGCAAGGCGCAGGACCGCATGGCTGCCAGCAAGCCCTACGCCACCCGCATTCGTCAGGTGGTGGCGCATCTTGCCAACGCTGATCTGGAATACCGGCACTCCTACCTGCAAGAGCGGGAAGTGAAGAGCGTGGGCTACATCGTGGTGACTTCCGATCGGGGTCTGTGCGGTGGCCTGAACGTGAACCTGCTCAAGAATGTGGTGCAGGGCGCTCGTGAATGGCAGGAGCAGGGTGCCAAGGTAAGCTATTGCCTGGTGGGTTCCAAGGGCATCAGTTTCTTCAAGAGCATGGGCGGTGACGTGCAAGCCACCGTCAACGGTCTTGGCGATACGCCGCACCTGGACGACCTGGTGGGCTCCATCAAGGTCATGCTGGAGGCCTATGAGTCAGGTGAGATCGACCGTCTGTACATTGTGTACAACGAATTCGTGAACACCATGACGCAGCAGGCCAAGCAGATCCAGTTGCTGCCGCTGGAGCAGGGCGAGGATGAAGAGCTCAAACGCCATTGGGACTACATCTACGAGCCGGCGCCCAAGGAGCTGCTTGATGAGCTGCTGGTGCGGTTCATCGAGTCCCAGGTATACCAGGGTGTGGTAGAGAACAATGCCTGCGAACAGGCGGCGCGGATGGTGGCGATGAAGGCGGCCAGTGATAACGCCGGTGACATCATTCGTGATCTGCAACTGGTGTACAACAAGGCGCGCCAGGCAGCCATTACGCAGGAAATTTCCGAAATCGTTGGTGGTGCCGCCGCGGTCTGA
- the atpA gene encoding F0F1 ATP synthase subunit alpha — protein sequence MQQLNPSEISEIIKSRIEKLDTSTEARNEGTVVSVSDGIVRIHGLADVMFGEMIEFEGGIYGMALNLEQDSVGAVVLGDYLGLAEGQKVRCTGRILEVPTGPELLGRVVDALGNPIDGKGPIDAKQTDAVEKVAPGVIWRREVNEPVQTGYKSIDAMVPIGRGQRELIIGDRQIGKTAVAVDAIINQRDSGIKCVYVAIGQKQSTIANVVRKLEEHGAMDNTIIVAASASDPASMQFLAAFAGCTMGEYFRDRGEDALIVYDDLTKQAWAYRQISLLLRRPPGREAYPGDVFYLHSRLLERAAKVNEEYVEQFTNGEVKGKTGSLTALPIIETQGGDVSAFVPTNVISITDGQIFLETDLFNSGIRPAMNAGVSVSRVGGAAQTKIIKKLGGGIRLALAQYRELAAFAQFASDLDDSTREQLEHGQAVTELMKQNQYSPMQIAEMGVVLYAANEGYLNGMEVDKIGAFEAALLDYMNSEQKALMDKINEKGDYNDEIEAGIKEGIEQFKATQTW from the coding sequence ATGCAGCAACTCAACCCGTCCGAAATCAGCGAGATTATCAAGTCCCGCATTGAAAAACTTGATACCTCCACCGAGGCACGCAACGAAGGTACGGTGGTATCCGTATCCGATGGTATTGTGCGCATTCATGGTCTGGCCGACGTGATGTTCGGTGAGATGATCGAGTTTGAAGGCGGCATCTACGGCATGGCCCTTAACCTTGAGCAGGACTCTGTCGGTGCCGTGGTCCTGGGTGATTACCTGGGTCTGGCCGAAGGTCAAAAGGTACGTTGTACCGGCCGTATTCTGGAAGTGCCCACCGGCCCGGAACTGCTGGGTCGTGTAGTAGACGCCCTGGGTAACCCCATCGACGGCAAAGGCCCGATCGACGCCAAGCAGACCGACGCGGTCGAAAAGGTAGCGCCCGGCGTTATCTGGCGTCGTGAGGTGAACGAGCCTGTCCAGACCGGTTACAAGTCCATCGACGCCATGGTGCCGATCGGCCGTGGTCAGCGTGAGCTGATCATCGGTGACCGTCAGATCGGTAAGACGGCGGTAGCGGTTGATGCCATCATCAACCAGAGAGACTCCGGCATTAAGTGTGTCTACGTCGCCATCGGCCAGAAGCAGTCCACCATTGCTAACGTGGTGCGCAAGCTGGAAGAGCATGGTGCCATGGACAACACCATCATCGTTGCGGCTTCCGCCTCCGATCCGGCCTCCATGCAGTTCCTGGCGGCATTTGCCGGTTGCACCATGGGCGAGTACTTCCGTGATCGCGGTGAAGATGCACTGATCGTTTATGATGACCTGACCAAGCAAGCCTGGGCCTATCGTCAGATTTCCCTGCTGCTGCGTCGTCCGCCGGGTCGTGAAGCTTATCCTGGTGACGTGTTCTACCTGCACTCCCGTCTGCTGGAGCGCGCCGCCAAGGTAAACGAAGAATACGTTGAGCAGTTCACCAACGGTGAAGTGAAAGGCAAAACCGGTTCCCTGACCGCGCTGCCGATCATCGAAACCCAGGGTGGTGACGTTTCCGCGTTCGTACCGACCAACGTGATCTCCATTACCGACGGTCAGATCTTCCTGGAAACCGACCTGTTCAACTCCGGTATTCGTCCGGCGATGAACGCGGGTGTGTCCGTATCCCGTGTGGGTGGCGCGGCCCAGACCAAGATCATCAAGAAGCTGGGCGGCGGTATCCGTCTGGCGCTGGCTCAGTATCGTGAACTGGCGGCTTTCGCCCAGTTCGCTTCCGACCTGGATGACTCTACTCGTGAGCAGTTGGAGCATGGTCAGGCGGTTACCGAGCTGATGAAACAGAACCAGTACAGCCCGATGCAAATCGCCGAAATGGGCGTGGTGCTGTACGCCGCCAACGAAGGTTACCTGAACGGTATGGAAGTCGACAAAATCGGCGCCTTTGAAGCGGCTCTGCTGGACTACATGAACAGCGAACAGAAAGCGTTGATGGATAAAATCAACGAGAAGGGTGATTACAACGACGAAATCGAAGCCGGCATCAAAGAAGGCATCGAACAGTTCAAGGCCACCCAAACCTGGTAA